The genomic segment GGAGTTAATTGGCTTTTGGTAGGACTTTTTGAATTTAACTTAGTGAACTACTTATTTTCTGGTGTACCAATTTTAGAAAAAGCTATTTACATATTAATTGGAATTTCTGCATTATATTGTATATCATTGCTTAAGCAGGTATCATTTGAATTATTTAATAAAATTAAAACATAAGTATGAAAATAACAGGAACAGTAAAATGGTTTAATTCTACCAAAGGATATGGGTTTGTAGCTCCAGATAATGGATCAAAGGATGTGTTTATACACAGGTCTGCGGTGGAAGAAGCTGGGCTTGATGGTTTAAATGATAATCAAAAGATTAAATTTGAGATTATTTCAAGTAAAGGCAAGGAATCAGCAGAAAATATTGAATTAATTTAATTATAAATAACTTAAGGGAGGTGTCATATGAATAAAGCAGAATTTATAGAAAAATTATCAAAAGAGCTTGATACAACAAAAACAGCAGCAAGTAAGAGCTTTGATGCTGTTATTAAATGTATAGCACAAGCAATGAAAGATACTGATGAATTAAGATTCACAGGATTTGGAAGTTTTAAAGCAAAGCAAACAGAAGCAAAGGAAGTGAAAACACCAAAAGGCACAATAGCTAAAGTCCCTGCACAAAGAAGAATAAGTTTTTCAGTGGGCTCTGATTTTAAAGCTATTATAAACGAGAAGTAATTATTAACTATGAAATTATCAGATACCATCAAAGATAAAGCAATACAAAAACTAAATGAGATATTAGAATTGGAAATGTCAGGTGTGGTAAGGTATACGCACTATTCTCTAATGATAATAGGTCATAATAGGATTCCAATCACCGCATGGATGAAGAGTCAAGCACAAGAAGGCTTAAGACATGCTATTGAAGCAGGAGAAATGATTACTCATTTTGAAGAGCATCCTTCACTTAGGATATCAAATTTAAAAGAATCTTATTGTCATAATATAAACCAGATTTTAGAAGAAAGTTTAGAGCATGAAAAAGCTTCGCTAAAATCATATTATGATCTTTTAGAAATAGTTTCATCAAAATCAGTTTTGCTTGAGGAGTATTCAAGAAAGCTGATAGTTGAAGAGGAAATCCATATTGGGGAAGTGGAAAAGATGCTAAGAGTTAATAATATCAATGATAAATGTCAATAAATGGTAATTAATATATGTTAGCAGCTGTAGTATATGGCGCAATGATAGCTTTGATATGTTTTGCTTTTGGTTATTACGTTGGCAGAAAGTAGAGTAAGTTATTAATAAACAATATAACCAGTGTTTAGCAGATATGTCACAATCAGATAATAATCAAGAAAGGCCAGCGGACAAAAGGGATGGTAAATTTGTTAAGAAAAGTTACGCAAGGCCTTGGGAAGTAGAGCTAACAGATGAAGAAATAGAAGTATTAAAAAAAAGCCTAAAGGAGGATGAAAAGAGATGCGAAGCAAAAGCAAAAAGATTGGCTGAGAATAAGTCACTTTCAGAGTTTTTTAATAAAAATAATAGGAAAGAATAAAAATGGGAAGAAATAAATGGCATCTACTGTCTCCCGAGAATTACAACAAGGTGTTTGATGTATTATCTCAAAGATATCCAAAGTTTTTTATGAGAGGTAAGGTTTTTATATTTAAAAAAGGAATACATAGAGATATTTTTAATGATGAAGAATTAAAATTCAGCAAAACAATAATCAGAAAGTTTCTAAGATTATATGCTGAACAAAAGGAATATATAAAATTGCATATTGAAAGTGCAGCAAGGTATGATTTAGAAGGTAATGAAGCTGGAATTGTTACAAAAGAAGATGTTGAATCACTTGCAAAAACACAAGAAGAGATAAAAAACCAGATTGCACTCAGAAAAAGTAAGAAGCTGGAACAAAAGAAACATTACAAACCCAATAAGGAAAGTAAACCTAATAATAAGGATAATAAGTTAGAATTGGTGGATGCAAATGCAGTGAATACCAATAACGATAAACCAAGGCTAGGCATAAATTTTAAAGTAGAAAATAAAAATGAGTAGCATAAAAAGTCCTTCGATAAGAGTTGGTGTGAATAAAGGTAAAACATACTATTGGTGTGGGTGTGGATTAAGCAAGAAACAACCTTTTTGTGATGGGTCGCATAAGGAAGATAAGCAAGGAAGGAAGCCAATTACATATACAGCTTTGGCTGATAAATTCATATTATTTTGCACCTGTAAAGAAACGCAGTTACCACCTATTTGCGATGGCACTCATAAAAAAATAGAGTAAAATGTATAACAAAAACAGTGAGGTATAAGTAATGTTTTTATCAGAATATTTGATGTTTTTATTTAAAACATTAACGATTGTAATAAGTATAGCTTTAATAATAATTACATATTTTTATATAAAATCAAAACTTAAGAAAAGCAAAGATGATGGGGTCTTGATTATAAAAGATTTATCTCGTCATTATTATGAGTTGAAGTTACAGATGCTAAAAACTCTTTCTTCCAAACATAAAATTAAAGAATCAATTAGAGAATTTAAAAAAATCTTAAAAGAGAAGAAGGGAAAAGAGGATAAACAAAATACGTATGTGCTTAAATTCAATGGCAATATTAAAGCCACGGCTGTGGAATCATTAAAAGAGGAGATTACAGCAATACTTTCTATTGCGCATAAAAGTGATAAAGTTGTTCTAGTATTAGAATCACCTGGTGGCACAGTAAGTGGATATGGACTTGCTGCATCTGAATTAAGTAGAATAAAAAACAAAGGGATCCAATTAATCGTCATTGTGGATAAAGTAGCTGCAAGCGGAGGTTATATGGTGGCGTGTATGGGTAATCAAATTATTGCAGCGCCATTTGCAATAATTGGCTCCATAGGAGTTGTGTATCAACTACCTAACTTTAATCAATTACTTAAAGATAAGGGTATAGAATATGAACAAATCACTTCTGGCAAATATAAAAGAACTGTAACAATGTTTGGTAAAAATACAGATGAGGATCGTAGGAAACTGCAATTAGAGCTAGAAGAAATACATAATCAATTTAAATCATTAATAAAAAAACAACGTCCAAGTGTAGATATAGAAAAGATTTCTACTGGAGAATATTGGTTAGCTGAAAAGGCCAAGGAATTAAAATTAGTAGATGATTTAATGACTAGTGATGAGTATTTGATGAATCTTCATGAATCTGGTAATAATATTTATCAGATTGAATACAAAAAAGAGCCAAGTTTAATGAATAAATTATCAATAGCTTGTAATAATGTTAAAGATATTCTACAGACAAAATATAATATTTAAATCTGTTTCAAATTTATTAATATGATGGATAAATATAAAATAAAGGAAACTTTGAATGATATTAAAAGCTTATTCAGTAATATGTCCTTTTTAACAAATTTAATAGCATTGTACGTACTTCTATTAGGTTATGTTAGTCCGTTTTTCTCTAGAGAATTACAAAACACAGGATTATTTGCATTATCTGGAAGTATAACAAATTGGCTAGCAATCCATATGCTATTTGAAAAGATTCCATTTTTATATGGATCGGGCATTATTGAATTAAGATTTAAAGATTTTAAGAGTGGGATTAAGGATTTAGTAATGTGCCAGTTTTTTAATGAAGATGAATCTAATAAATTGCTTAGCAGAATTAATAAATTAGTTATCTCAAATTTAGAATCAACAATAGATTTTGGATCTTTATATAAGCAATTGGTGGGAGCGATTATCTCTTCACCTGCAGGAAGTATAATTGCAATGATGGGTGGTAAATCAGCATTAGAGCCATTAAAAGCACCAATCATTAATAAGATAAAAGATTATATTAAAGAGCTTTCAAATTCTGATCTAGATATTAATAGTGATAATACAGAGTCGTTTATTTTAGAAGTGGATAAAATAATTGCTGTGGTTCCATGCGACGCAGACACTACTTGCGCCATAGCAACTAGGTTATGAAGCTAAGGCGAAAGGAGTAACAACAGGGAAACCCTGAAAAAATGATAATAACCTCCTTCCAAAAAAGTCTAAAGTTGGATGGTATCTTAGAAAAACCTAAATAATAGGTTTATTCTGTATTCACATGGTTAGCTTTAAACTTTTAATATTAAACATTAATTTAGGAGATATAATATGTCAAACGCAATATTAGGAATAGATGTAGGTAAAGCTGAAATTGCAGTAGCTTTACTTATAAATAACAACGCTACTAAGAAAGAAATCTTTAATAACAATGATAAAGGGTTTAAAAGCCTTAATAAATGGCTTAAACAAAAGAAAGTTTCTACCTTAAAAGCTTGTATGGAAGCAACAGGAAATTATAGTAATAATATAGCTGAATTTTTATACAATAATGGACACGAGGTATATGTAGTAAACCCAGTTTGTATAAAAGCTTTCGCTAAAAGCAAGTTAATTCGTACTAAAACTGATGCAGTTGACGCTTTGGTTATAGCCCAATACGCTAATATTACTGAATTAATTCCATATAAATCACAAACTTCTGCTGTTAAGGAATTAAAGGCTTTGCATCGTTGCTTAGATGATTTAAAGGGACAGTGCGTTCAAATCTCCAATCATCTGGAGTATAAGGAACATGTACCAAAGTCTGTAACTTCTACATGGAAAAGATTACTTAAAGACTTTAAAAATGAGATGAAGAGTATTGAAAAATCATTAGATGAGCTATTTGAAAATAATATAGAACTTAAGCAACGTAGAGATAATTTACAAACAATTCCTGGTATTGGCAAAACGACAGCTACCTCTATTTTAGCTGAATCTCCTGACCTATCGTCTTTTAAAAGCCCAAGACAATATGCGGCTTATGCTGGTCTTGTTCCTAAACACAGAATATCAGGCTCTTCTGTGAGAGGTAAAGCTAGATTATCCAAACTAGGCTCTTCTAAATTACGCAAAGCTCTTTATTTGCCGGCTGTTGTTGCTAAAAATCACAATCCTATTTTAAAAGCTTTTTCTGATAAATTAAAATCAAAAGGCAAACATAATATGGTTATCATAGCTGCAATTATGCGAAAACTTCTACATATCTGCTTTGCTGTTATTAAAAACAATTCTGCTTTTGATCCTAATTTTATTCCCTCAAAATGATGATATTTTTGTTTGACTTTTAAGACGGTATCATTTTTCCATTTTCTTGTCACCCTCCATTTTAAATTTTGGTGTAAAGTTTTTACGGTAAGATTCACCATCTAACACTATACGATATGCTTTATTAATAACCCTATCAAGTGCGGCATTAGCCCATAACTGGATCAAAAAATAACTCCATCCATTTCTCAATCTTCCTGTTTGTTGTGATTATCAAGCTTGATTTTATATGAGTTGACGCTATTAAATCATATAAATCAGAGGATTGCTCTGCAGATAGTGGTTTGAGGCCAAAATCATCTAAAATTAACAGATCGAATTTTGCATACCGCTTGAATAATTTATCATGCATTTCATCTGCTCTGGCTCGATAAAATTCATTAAGAAGCTCATTAGTAGCTACAAATTTCACTTTTTTATTCTTTTGACATGCAAGCATACCAAGAGCTTGAGATAAGTGAGTCTTCCCAGTACCTACAGGGCCCATGATAATGATGTGGTTTCTTTCTTTGATAAATTTACCAGTCATTAGATCATTTATAGCATGCCTAATCTGCAGAGAATATCGATTCATATCAAAGTTTATAAATGTTTTTACTTCTTCAAATTTAGCAATATCAATACGTCTTTGTAATGCATGTTGTTCAAGAGTTTCCAGCTCATCTTGAAATAACCTTGCCAATAACTCTTCATATGACATAGAGCTCTCTTTTGCTTGTTGTAAACGACTTTCTAATGTATCCAGCATTCCGTATAACTTTAGAGATTTAGCTAATTCCCTAAGCTGTAGCTCATTAGACATAATTTACCTCCATATCAGAAGTATATTCATCTGCCGACCTTACATATGCAATTTCCTCTAAGTTTGCAGATTTACCAACTAAAGGATTAACGCTACCAATTTTATCTAGCTTATTAGATAAAATTTTGCGTAATGATTCATAGCTATAATTATTATATTGATTAGCACGCACACATGCAGCTTCTAATCTTTCTTTACCATATTTATCGGCCAACCTCAAAATGGCTTGTGCTTTGCGCAAACCCACTTTTGTACCATGATTGAGAGTATACTTAATTGTTTGATGCGCTGCGTTTCCTATAGTTGACGCTATTTCTAGGCAAATACCTGGGGTTTTTTCTAGATATTCCAATACTGCTTTCGGGTAATCTTGTAAATCTGTAATCCACTGTCCTTTACCAAAGTTTCTTGGATGAGTTTTTATGATTTTGTGCCTATAATAAGCAGATACTGTTTTAAGGCCAATACGAACACTAATCTCTTCACCTATATACCGTGTCGGAACAGAATAAAAGTTACCTTTAATAACAAAATGATGGTCTCTATGCACTTTAGCAATACTCCATTATGCTATATCAAAAAATCCTGATGGTAGAGCAAGTAATTTTACTTTTTCCTCCTGCTCAAAAAGCTCTATAGGCTTTTTTCCAGTACTGCTACATATACGATGTGAAATTTCAGTACTACACCATTTTAATGCTTCAATATTTGCAGCATTAATATCTATATAGCTTCTGCCAGCAATTAACTGCTCTTTGACAATTCTAATTGAGCGCTCTACCTTTCCTTTATGCTCTGGTTTATATGCCTTCGCAGGATCAATTGCAAATCCGTAAAATCTTGATAATTCTGCATAAGTCTCATTTATTGTTGGATC from the Candidatus Bandiella numerosa genome contains:
- a CDS encoding CDGSH iron-sulfur domain-containing protein: MSSIKSPSIRVGVNKGKTYYWCGCGLSKKQPFCDGSHKEDKQGRKPITYTALADKFILFCTCKETQLPPICDGTHKKIE
- a CDS encoding IS110 family transposase, translating into MSNAILGIDVGKAEIAVALLINNNATKKEIFNNNDKGFKSLNKWLKQKKVSTLKACMEATGNYSNNIAEFLYNNGHEVYVVNPVCIKAFAKSKLIRTKTDAVDALVIAQYANITELIPYKSQTSAVKELKALHRCLDDLKGQCVQISNHLEYKEHVPKSVTSTWKRLLKDFKNEMKSIEKSLDELFENNIELKQRRDNLQTIPGIGKTTATSILAESPDLSSFKSPRQYAAYAGLVPKHRISGSSVRGKARLSKLGSSKLRKALYLPAVVAKNHNPILKAFSDKLKSKGKHNMVIIAAIMRKLLHICFAVIKNNSAFDPNFIPSK
- a CDS encoding DUF378 domain-containing protein, which gives rise to MTKYLNSVTLLLIIIGGVNWLLVGLFEFNLVNYLFSGVPILEKAIYILIGISALYCISLLKQVSFELFNKIKT
- the istB gene encoding IS21-like element helper ATPase IstB; the encoded protein is MSNELQLRELAKSLKLYGMLDTLESRLQQAKESSMSYEELLARLFQDELETLEQHALQRRIDIAKFEEVKTFINFDMNRYSLQIRHAINDLMTGKFIKERNHIIIMGPVGTGKTHLSQALGMLACQKNKKVKFVATNELLNEFYRARADEMHDKLFKRYAKFDLLILDDFGLKPLSAEQSSDLYDLIASTHIKSSLIITTNRKIEKWMELFFDPVMG
- a CDS encoding cold-shock protein encodes the protein MKITGTVKWFNSTKGYGFVAPDNGSKDVFIHRSAVEEAGLDGLNDNQKIKFEIISSKGKESAENIELI
- a CDS encoding Mu transposase domain-containing protein, which gives rise to MHRDHHFVIKGNFYSVPTRYIGEEISVRIGLKTVSAYYRHKIIKTHPRNFGKGQWITDLQDYPKAVLEYLEKTPGICLEIASTIGNAAHQTIKYTLNHGTKVGLRKAQAILRLADKYGKERLEAACVRANQYNNYSYESLRKILSNKLDKIGSVNPLVGKSANLEEIAYVRSADEYTSDMEVNYV
- the sohB gene encoding protease SohB, which encodes MFLSEYLMFLFKTLTIVISIALIIITYFYIKSKLKKSKDDGVLIIKDLSRHYYELKLQMLKTLSSKHKIKESIREFKKILKEKKGKEDKQNTYVLKFNGNIKATAVESLKEEITAILSIAHKSDKVVLVLESPGGTVSGYGLAASELSRIKNKGIQLIVIVDKVAASGGYMVACMGNQIIAAPFAIIGSIGVVYQLPNFNQLLKDKGIEYEQITSGKYKRTVTMFGKNTDEDRRKLQLELEEIHNQFKSLIKKQRPSVDIEKISTGEYWLAEKAKELKLVDDLMTSDEYLMNLHESGNNIYQIEYKKEPSLMNKLSIACNNVKDILQTKYNI
- a CDS encoding bacterioferritin gives rise to the protein MKLSDTIKDKAIQKLNEILELEMSGVVRYTHYSLMIIGHNRIPITAWMKSQAQEGLRHAIEAGEMITHFEEHPSLRISNLKESYCHNINQILEESLEHEKASLKSYYDLLEIVSSKSVLLEEYSRKLIVEEEIHIGEVEKMLRVNNINDKCQ
- a CDS encoding ProQ/FINO family protein, with product MGRNKWHLLSPENYNKVFDVLSQRYPKFFMRGKVFIFKKGIHRDIFNDEELKFSKTIIRKFLRLYAEQKEYIKLHIESAARYDLEGNEAGIVTKEDVESLAKTQEEIKNQIALRKSKKLEQKKHYKPNKESKPNNKDNKLELVDANAVNTNNDKPRLGINFKVENKNE
- a CDS encoding HU family DNA-binding protein; this encodes MNKAEFIEKLSKELDTTKTAASKSFDAVIKCIAQAMKDTDELRFTGFGSFKAKQTEAKEVKTPKGTIAKVPAQRRISFSVGSDFKAIINEK